TTTAGAAAGAAAATTGCGCCGTTAATTTTTGAATGCAGGCTCCGGCCTGCAATTCTCATAAAGATACGTGGAGACTTGTCGACCACGTATCTTCCTAAACTCCCTACTGCACACACCCTAATTTCGAAAGAAATCTAATGCAAAGCAATAAGTTGCATGCATTCATGTACAATAAAAAACACCCTCTATACCATAATGCTCTTATAGTAAATCCACCCCAAAGGGGCGTGCATGCCTTCGCCTTTACACATCTTCGATCTAGACCATACATTTATCAATGAAAACATCAGTTACCGCTTTGGGCAATTTCTATATAAAAAAAAGATAATCACTTTATTTCAAACAGTGATAGTTCTAAGTTATTATAGTTTGTTTATCCTAGGTTTCCTCTCAATCGATAAAATGCACCGCTACATTTTCTCGCTCATCTTTAAAAATAAATCTTCTTTACAAATTACACACCTTGTTAACGACTTTCTTTCAAAAAAAATTGATTCTTATGTCAACCCTGTCGCTTTAGATCTTCTACAAAAAGCTCAAAAGGATAAGTGCCTTACAGCTCTATTTTCGAGCTCACCCGATTTTCTTGTACAACCCATAGCCTATTTCTTCAAATTTGATGAGTGTTTAGCTACTAAATACGCTGTTGACAAAGAGGGGGTCTTTTGCGATATTTCACTTATTGTTGAAGGTGAAGTAAAAGCCGCACATCATGCGGTTTTATGTGAAAAATATAAGCTTAATTCTAAAGAAAACTTCGTCTATACCGATAGCGAGAATGACCTCCCACTTATGTTTTCAGCTGGAAATTGCTATGTTTT
The Parachlamydiales bacterium genome window above contains:
- a CDS encoding HAD-IB family phosphatase — its product is MPSPLHIFDLDHTFINENISYRFGQFLYKKKIITLFQTVIVLSYYSLFILGFLSIDKMHRYIFSLIFKNKSSLQITHLVNDFLSKKIDSYVNPVALDLLQKAQKDKCLTALFSSSPDFLVQPIAYFFKFDECLATKYAVDKEGVFCDISLIVEGEVKAAHHAVLCEKYKLNSKENFVYTDSENDLPLMFSAGNCYVFHPNKKLLKYCIANDWTAIYSKEYQ